In a genomic window of Microbispora sp. ZYX-F-249:
- a CDS encoding ANTAR domain-containing response regulator yields the protein MSTQRRVVIAEDEALIRLDLKEMLEEDGYAVVGEAGDGETAVKLAMELRPDLVILDVKMPVLDGISAAERIVSERIAPCLILTAFSQRDLVERARDAGAMAYLVKPFTKGDLVPAIEMAVSRHEEIAALEKEVSTLSERLETRKLVERAKGLLMAQHGWTEPQAFRWIQKASMDRRMSMRQVAQIVVNESGGEAQPPA from the coding sequence GTGAGTACGCAGCGGCGAGTGGTGATCGCGGAAGACGAGGCGCTGATCCGCCTCGACCTGAAGGAGATGCTCGAAGAGGACGGTTACGCCGTGGTCGGCGAGGCCGGCGACGGTGAGACGGCGGTCAAGCTCGCCATGGAGCTCCGCCCCGACCTGGTGATCCTCGACGTCAAGATGCCCGTGCTCGACGGGATCTCGGCGGCCGAGCGGATCGTCTCCGAACGGATCGCGCCGTGCCTCATCCTCACCGCGTTCTCCCAGCGTGACCTGGTCGAACGCGCCAGGGACGCGGGCGCGATGGCCTACCTGGTCAAGCCGTTCACCAAGGGCGACCTGGTTCCCGCGATCGAGATGGCGGTCAGCAGGCACGAGGAGATCGCCGCGCTGGAGAAGGAGGTCTCCACGCTGTCGGAGCGGCTGGAGACCAGGAAGCTCGTGGAGCGGGCGAAGGGCCTGCTCATGGCGCAGCACGGGTGGACCGAGCCGCAGGCCTTCCGGTGGATCCAGAAGGCGTCCATGGACCGGCGCATGAGCATGCGCCAGGTCGCGCAGATCGTGGTGAACGAGAGCGGCGGCGAGGCACAGCCGCCCGCCTGA
- a CDS encoding ABC transporter substrate-binding protein: MIRIAPLGRALAVAAAASLALTACGGGEDSAAPASSAPAAQSSSAPAAATAQGDGVLTVGTLLPQTGSLAFLGPPEFAGVGLAVKEINDAGGVLGKPVVQIDTDSGDTSTNIASQSVDKLLQQKADVVVGAASSSVSLSVIDKITGAGVVQISPANTSDQFTTYNDKGLYFRTAPPDVLQGRVLGDLILADGNDTVGILALQDAYGTGLADNVQKAVEGGGGQVVEKVIYDPKAADYSADVAKIKEANPKAIALIGFDETKKIIPELVKQGLTAKKVKYYFVDGNLSNYGTGKDGFPKGTLDGAKGTQPGAQVSDDFKAKLKTVDPNLKDFNYGPESYDATILTALAAVAAKSDAPADIAAKLQEVSSGGEKCKDFKSCNDLLSAGKDIDFDGASGPIEFNEAGDPAEATIGIYEYGADNTNKNVAFNTGKIAG; encoded by the coding sequence ATGATCCGCATTGCCCCCCTCGGGCGGGCGCTGGCCGTCGCCGCGGCCGCCAGCCTCGCGCTGACGGCCTGTGGCGGTGGCGAGGACAGCGCCGCGCCGGCTTCCTCGGCGCCGGCGGCCCAGTCGTCCTCCGCGCCCGCCGCCGCCACGGCGCAGGGAGACGGCGTTCTCACCGTCGGCACGCTGTTGCCGCAGACCGGTTCGCTCGCCTTCCTCGGTCCGCCGGAGTTCGCGGGTGTCGGGCTGGCGGTGAAGGAGATCAACGACGCGGGCGGCGTCCTCGGCAAGCCGGTGGTCCAGATCGACACCGACTCGGGTGACACGTCGACCAACATTGCGTCCCAGTCTGTCGACAAGTTGCTGCAGCAGAAGGCCGACGTGGTCGTGGGTGCCGCCTCGTCCTCGGTGTCGCTGTCGGTCATCGACAAGATCACTGGTGCGGGCGTCGTGCAGATTTCGCCGGCGAACACCTCCGACCAGTTCACCACCTACAACGACAAGGGCCTGTACTTCCGTACGGCTCCGCCGGACGTGCTGCAGGGCCGCGTCCTCGGCGACCTGATCCTCGCCGACGGCAACGACACGGTCGGCATCCTGGCCCTCCAGGACGCGTACGGCACGGGTCTGGCGGACAACGTCCAGAAGGCGGTCGAGGGCGGCGGCGGCCAGGTCGTGGAGAAGGTCATCTACGACCCGAAGGCGGCCGACTACTCGGCGGACGTCGCCAAGATCAAGGAAGCCAACCCGAAGGCCATCGCGCTGATCGGCTTCGACGAGACCAAGAAGATCATTCCTGAGCTCGTCAAGCAGGGCCTGACCGCCAAGAAGGTCAAGTACTACTTCGTCGACGGCAACCTGTCGAACTACGGCACGGGCAAGGACGGCTTCCCCAAGGGCACGCTCGACGGCGCGAAGGGCACCCAGCCGGGCGCCCAGGTCTCCGACGACTTCAAGGCCAAGTTGAAGACGGTCGACCCGAACCTCAAGGACTTCAACTACGGCCCCGAGTCGTACGACGCCACGATCCTCACCGCGCTCGCGGCCGTCGCGGCCAAGAGCGACGCGCCGGCGGACATCGCGGCCAAGCTGCAGGAGGTCTCCAGCGGCGGTGAGAAGTGCAAGGACTTCAAGTCCTGCAACGACCTGCTGTCGGCCGGCAAGGACATCGACTTCGACGGCGCGTCCGGCCCGATCGAGTTCAACGAGGCCGGTGACCCGGCCGAGGCGACGATCGGCATCTACGAGTACGGCGCCGACAACACCAACAAGAACGTCGCCTTCAACACCGGCAAGATCGCCGGCTGA
- a CDS encoding ABC transporter ATP-binding protein: protein MTAPTPDNGAEPDRVPTPDNPAEPVSQAAVVDRSDHLAGAEKALLRADELYAGYIPGVNILNGADLYVKKGELIGIIGPNGAGKSTLLKTLFGLVPVRSGSVILNGEDITSLKAHSLVARGVGYVPQTNNVFPSLTIEENLEMGAYQVPGKFKERFEFVCEIFPALRERRKQRAGSLSGGERQMVAMGRALMTEPSVLLLDEPSAGLSPKLQDLVFIQAQQINKAGVTVIMVEQNARRCLQICHRGYVLDQGRNAYMASGRDLINDPKVIQLYLGTLARA, encoded by the coding sequence ATGACCGCCCCCACGCCGGACAACGGCGCCGAGCCGGACCGCGTCCCCACCCCGGACAACCCCGCAGAGCCGGTCTCCCAGGCGGCCGTCGTCGACCGCTCCGACCACCTCGCCGGAGCCGAGAAGGCGCTCCTGCGGGCCGACGAGCTGTACGCCGGCTACATCCCCGGCGTCAACATCCTCAACGGCGCCGACCTGTACGTGAAGAAGGGCGAGCTGATCGGCATCATCGGCCCCAACGGCGCCGGGAAGTCGACCCTGCTGAAGACCCTGTTCGGGCTCGTGCCGGTGCGCAGCGGCTCGGTGATCCTGAACGGCGAGGACATCACCAGCCTCAAGGCCCACTCGCTGGTGGCCCGCGGGGTCGGGTACGTCCCGCAGACGAACAACGTCTTCCCCAGCCTCACCATCGAGGAGAACCTGGAGATGGGCGCCTACCAGGTGCCCGGCAAGTTCAAGGAGCGGTTCGAGTTCGTCTGCGAGATCTTCCCCGCGCTCCGCGAGCGCCGCAAGCAGCGCGCCGGTTCGCTGTCCGGCGGTGAGCGGCAGATGGTCGCCATGGGCCGTGCGCTCATGACCGAGCCGTCGGTCCTGCTCCTGGACGAGCCGTCCGCGGGCCTGTCGCCCAAGCTGCAGGACCTGGTCTTCATCCAGGCCCAGCAGATCAACAAGGCCGGCGTGACCGTCATCATGGTCGAGCAGAACGCGCGTCGCTGCCTGCAGATCTGCCACCGGGGCTACGTGCTCGACCAGGGCCGCAACGCCTACATGGCCAGCGGTCGCGACCTGATCAACGATCCGAAGGTCATCCAGCTCTACCTGGGCACCCTCGCCCGGGCCTGA
- a CDS encoding ABC transporter ATP-binding protein, whose amino-acid sequence MHADTNPSKKAAAVAAFAGLDREPGVPKPDPILVVDKVVRRFGGLTAVDVDHVEIQRGSITALIGPNGAGKTTFFNQLTGFDSADEGSWTFNGKQLKGVPAHRVARAGMVRTFQLTKALSKLTVMENMRLGAQNQRGENFFRALVPGSWRRQEDEITERAEELLERFKLAAKRDDFAGSLSGGQRKLLEMARALMVGPELVMLDEPMAGVNPALTQSLLGHVKDLREEGMTVLFVEHDMDMVRDISDWVVVMAQGAVIAEGPPDTIMSDSRVIDAYLGAHHDAPMSAEEFEEQLQEAEAELEAEIEEKA is encoded by the coding sequence ATGCACGCTGACACCAACCCCTCCAAGAAGGCCGCGGCGGTCGCCGCCTTCGCGGGCCTCGACCGCGAGCCCGGCGTTCCCAAGCCCGACCCGATCCTCGTCGTCGACAAGGTCGTACGCCGGTTCGGCGGCCTCACCGCCGTCGACGTCGACCACGTGGAGATCCAGCGCGGGTCGATCACCGCGCTCATCGGCCCGAACGGCGCCGGCAAGACGACGTTCTTCAACCAGCTCACCGGCTTCGACAGCGCCGACGAGGGGTCCTGGACCTTCAACGGCAAGCAGCTGAAGGGCGTGCCCGCCCACCGGGTGGCCCGTGCGGGCATGGTCCGCACGTTCCAGCTCACCAAGGCCCTGTCGAAGCTCACCGTCATGGAGAACATGCGGCTCGGCGCGCAGAACCAGCGCGGCGAGAACTTCTTCCGCGCGCTCGTCCCGGGCAGCTGGCGCCGTCAGGAGGACGAGATCACCGAACGCGCCGAGGAGCTCCTCGAGCGCTTCAAGCTCGCCGCCAAGCGCGACGACTTCGCCGGCTCGCTGTCCGGCGGCCAGCGCAAGCTGCTGGAGATGGCGCGGGCCCTGATGGTCGGCCCCGAGCTGGTCATGCTGGACGAGCCCATGGCGGGCGTGAACCCGGCCCTGACCCAGTCGCTCCTCGGGCACGTGAAGGACCTGCGCGAAGAGGGCATGACGGTGCTCTTCGTGGAGCACGACATGGACATGGTCCGCGACATCAGCGACTGGGTCGTCGTGATGGCCCAGGGCGCCGTCATCGCGGAGGGCCCGCCGGACACCATCATGTCGGACTCGCGCGTCATCGACGCCTACCTCGGCGCCCACCACGACGCGCCGATGTCCGCCGAGGAGTTCGAGGAGCAGCTGCAGGAGGCCGAGGCCGAGCTGGAGGCCGAGATCGAGGAGAAGGCATGA
- a CDS encoding branched-chain amino acid ABC transporter permease, with protein sequence MDWNTILITTVKASIGLETVVYALAAIGINIQFGYAGLLNFGQAAFLGVAAYGMAVTVATFHLPFWLGIVIGLAATVVLAFLLGIPTLRLRADYLAIVTIAAAEIVRLVFRSVKFSSVFGGSDGRQNFSGDFFAMNPYSPGTYGIGPISFNERVTWVLTVGWVLIVIACGLVYLLMKSPWGRVLKAIREDEDAVRSLGKNVFSYKMQALVLGGVVGCLGGFLFALGQASVQPDLFSTEFTFYAYTIVILGGAARVFSPVVGAAIFWVLLVFVGNTLSEAVSAGLLPSLFTVNNIGAVRFMLVGLGLMLLLIFRPQGIFGDKREIALDAR encoded by the coding sequence GTGGACTGGAACACCATCCTCATCACCACGGTCAAGGCCTCGATCGGCCTGGAGACCGTCGTCTACGCGCTCGCCGCGATCGGCATCAACATCCAGTTCGGCTACGCCGGGCTGCTCAACTTCGGCCAGGCGGCCTTCCTCGGCGTCGCCGCGTACGGCATGGCCGTCACCGTGGCCACCTTCCACCTGCCGTTCTGGCTCGGCATCGTGATCGGCCTGGCGGCCACCGTCGTGCTGGCCTTCCTGCTGGGCATCCCCACCCTGCGGCTGCGCGCCGACTACCTCGCCATCGTCACCATCGCGGCGGCCGAGATCGTCCGGCTCGTCTTCAGGTCGGTCAAGTTCAGCAGCGTCTTCGGCGGCTCGGACGGCCGGCAGAACTTCTCCGGCGACTTCTTCGCGATGAACCCCTACTCCCCCGGCACGTACGGCATCGGCCCGATCAGCTTCAACGAGCGGGTGACGTGGGTGCTGACCGTCGGCTGGGTGCTCATAGTCATCGCCTGCGGGCTGGTCTACCTGCTCATGAAGAGCCCCTGGGGCCGCGTGCTCAAGGCCATCCGCGAGGACGAGGACGCCGTGCGCAGCCTCGGCAAGAACGTCTTCTCCTACAAGATGCAGGCCCTCGTGCTCGGCGGCGTGGTCGGCTGCCTCGGCGGCTTCCTGTTCGCGCTCGGGCAGGCGTCGGTGCAGCCCGACCTGTTCAGCACGGAGTTCACGTTCTACGCGTACACGATCGTGATCCTCGGCGGCGCGGCCCGCGTCTTCAGCCCCGTCGTCGGCGCCGCGATCTTCTGGGTGCTGCTGGTCTTCGTCGGGAACACGCTCAGCGAGGCCGTCTCCGCCGGCCTGCTCCCCTCGTTGTTCACCGTGAACAACATCGGCGCGGTCCGCTTCATGCTGGTCGGTCTCGGCCTGATGCTCCTGCTCATCTTCCGGCCTCAGGGCATCTTCGGCGACAAGAGGGAGATCGCGCTCGATGCACGCTGA
- a CDS encoding branched-chain amino acid ABC transporter permease, which yields MRRAVIAFTAFLGGLVFLLSSPAWADGEALKGTLQNQGQPVNGVKISVAGEDGKPVGDATTGADGKWEVPVPEAGTYKVTLDQATLPQGVALKFKDRATLNVQVYDGSERNVLFALAPAGQQGGAASASSDSSSFWDRVAQLTFEGFNLGLIIALAAMGLSLVFGTTGLTNFAHGELLTFGAMCAYFFNVVVGLPLIWAAVISVVIGGVFGYGQDRFFWGRLRKRGSSLVAMMIISIGLALFLRYIFLFFFGGEGAPFADYNAQPGIQVGPISAAPKNFIAMGIELAVLIVVGLALLKTRVGKAARAVADNPALAASSGINVDGVIRIIWTVGGAIASLAGVMLGLSQNVSYQMGFQILLLVFAGVTLGGLGTAFGALVGSIVVGLFIQLSTVVVPTELKTVGALLVLILVMLFRPQGILGRRERIG from the coding sequence TTGCGCAGAGCCGTGATCGCGTTCACGGCCTTCCTGGGTGGACTCGTCTTTCTCCTCTCCTCCCCCGCCTGGGCGGACGGGGAGGCCCTGAAGGGCACACTCCAAAACCAAGGCCAGCCGGTGAACGGCGTGAAGATCAGCGTGGCGGGCGAAGACGGCAAACCCGTCGGTGACGCCACCACGGGTGCCGACGGCAAGTGGGAGGTGCCGGTCCCCGAAGCGGGCACATACAAGGTCACACTCGACCAGGCGACGCTCCCGCAGGGGGTCGCGCTGAAGTTCAAGGACCGGGCCACCCTGAACGTCCAGGTCTACGACGGGAGTGAGCGCAACGTCCTGTTCGCCCTCGCCCCCGCGGGCCAGCAGGGCGGGGCCGCCTCGGCGTCCTCGGACTCCTCCTCCTTCTGGGACCGGGTCGCCCAGCTCACCTTCGAGGGCTTCAACCTCGGACTCATCATCGCCCTCGCGGCCATGGGCCTCTCGCTGGTCTTCGGCACCACCGGGCTCACCAACTTCGCCCACGGCGAGCTGCTCACGTTCGGCGCGATGTGCGCCTACTTCTTCAACGTGGTCGTGGGACTCCCGCTCATCTGGGCCGCGGTGATCTCGGTCGTGATCGGCGGGGTCTTCGGGTACGGCCAGGACCGGTTCTTCTGGGGGCGGCTGCGCAAACGCGGCAGCAGCCTGGTCGCCATGATGATCATCTCGATCGGCCTGGCCCTGTTCCTGCGCTACATCTTCCTCTTCTTCTTCGGCGGCGAGGGCGCCCCGTTCGCGGACTACAACGCCCAGCCCGGCATCCAGGTCGGCCCGATCTCCGCCGCGCCGAAGAACTTCATCGCGATGGGCATCGAGCTCGCCGTGCTCATCGTCGTCGGGCTCGCGCTGCTCAAGACCCGCGTCGGCAAGGCCGCCCGCGCGGTCGCCGACAACCCCGCCCTGGCGGCCTCCTCGGGCATCAACGTCGACGGGGTCATCCGGATCATCTGGACCGTCGGCGGCGCCATCGCGTCGCTCGCGGGCGTCATGCTGGGCCTGTCGCAGAACGTCAGCTACCAGATGGGCTTCCAGATCCTGCTGCTGGTCTTCGCCGGCGTCACCCTCGGCGGCCTCGGCACCGCGTTCGGCGCCCTGGTCGGCTCCATCGTCGTCGGCCTGTTCATCCAGCTGTCCACCGTCGTGGTGCCGACCGAGCTGAAGACGGTCGGCGCGCTGCTGGTGCTCATCCTCGTCATGCTCTTCCGGCCGCAGGGCATCCTCGGCCGGCGCGAGCGCATCGGCTGA
- a CDS encoding PaaI family thioesterase yields the protein MNAPGDHLHRRMGIEILEASAERVVGRMPVKGNTQPYGLLHGGASCVLAETLGSTGAALHAGPGRIAVGVEINATHHRSATSGHVTAVATRVHGGRTLATYAIEITDDEGGAVCTARLTCMLRDAR from the coding sequence ATGAACGCGCCCGGGGACCACCTGCACCGGCGGATGGGCATCGAGATCCTGGAGGCGAGCGCGGAGCGGGTGGTCGGCCGGATGCCCGTCAAGGGCAACACGCAGCCGTACGGCCTGCTGCACGGCGGCGCCTCCTGCGTGCTGGCCGAGACGCTCGGTTCGACCGGCGCCGCCCTGCACGCCGGGCCGGGCAGGATCGCCGTCGGCGTCGAGATCAACGCCACCCACCACCGCTCCGCGACCTCGGGGCACGTCACCGCCGTCGCGACCCGGGTGCACGGCGGGCGCACGCTCGCGACGTACGCGATCGAGATCACCGACGACGAGGGCGGTGCGGTCTGCACGGCCCGTCTGACCTGCATGCTCAGGGACGCCCGCTGA
- the polA gene encoding DNA polymerase I, translating to MPKSEATPTRPCLLLLDGHSLAYRAFYALKDANLMTTDGQHTEAVYGFTSMLANILRDEQPSHVAVCFDRSEPTFRHEAYDGYKANRAETPEDFRGQMQLIFELLDALRIPRLSVPGFEADDLIATLATRASGEDMSVLIVTGDRDALQLVDEKVTVLMTRRGISDMTRFTPGAVMEKYGLTPAQYPDFAALRGDPSDNLPSIPSVGEKTATKWIVEYGSLDELVRRADEVKGKVGDKLREHLGQVIHNRMLTELKRDAPVEAEVSALTMGLWDREEVNKLLDAVQIRGELRERLFKVLGTTEPETGEGFELEVTVLEPGRVAGWLAALPEGRAGLAFQGSYGSGTGRLEGVAIAGPDGAAYLDPTRLTEEDEAALGAWLADEKRPKAVHDAKGPLLALWAHGLDLRGLTCDTALAAYLAMPGQRSFPLEDLVLRYLHRELRAESAPGGQTSLFEDADEGAARDLALRAQAVRDLAEALEAHLSQRGGTRLVTEVELPLVRVLAELERDGIAADRQYFAALEAEFGAAVKQAVEAAHQAVGEQFNLGSPKQLQEILFGKLGLPKTKKIKTGYTTDADALAWLAQQTDNELPVILLRHRDQTKLRTTVEGLIKEIADDGRIHTTFNQIVAATGRLSSEKPNLQNIPIRTVEGRRIRKGFVVGEGFDTLLTADYSQIELRIMAHLSRDESLIEAFESGHDFHQATASRVFDLPPEQVDADLRARIKAMNYGLAYGLSDFGLSGQLNIPVAEARALKEEYFEEFGGVRDYLESIVAQARKDGYTETILGRRRYLPDLTSDNRQRREMAERMALNAPIQGSAADIIKVAMLNVQKAIEGMRSRMLLQVHDELVFEVAPGELEELTEVVRTQMCRAYDLSVPLEVSVGVGTTWEDAGH from the coding sequence GTGCCGAAGAGTGAAGCGACCCCCACCCGTCCGTGTCTGCTGCTTCTGGACGGGCATTCCCTTGCTTATCGCGCGTTCTACGCGTTGAAGGACGCGAACCTCATGACCACGGACGGTCAGCACACCGAAGCGGTGTACGGCTTCACCTCGATGCTGGCCAACATCCTGCGCGACGAGCAGCCGAGTCACGTCGCGGTCTGCTTCGACCGGAGTGAGCCCACCTTCAGGCACGAGGCGTACGACGGCTACAAGGCCAACCGGGCGGAGACCCCCGAGGACTTCCGCGGCCAGATGCAGCTCATCTTCGAGCTGCTCGACGCGCTGCGGATCCCGCGACTGTCGGTGCCGGGCTTCGAGGCGGACGACCTGATCGCGACGCTGGCGACGCGCGCCTCCGGCGAGGACATGAGCGTGCTCATCGTGACCGGTGACCGCGACGCGCTGCAGCTCGTCGACGAGAAGGTCACGGTGCTGATGACCAGGCGGGGCATCAGCGACATGACCCGGTTCACCCCCGGCGCCGTCATGGAGAAGTACGGCCTCACCCCGGCCCAGTACCCCGACTTCGCGGCCCTGCGCGGCGACCCCAGCGACAACCTGCCGAGCATCCCGAGCGTGGGGGAGAAGACCGCCACGAAGTGGATCGTCGAGTACGGCTCGCTGGACGAGCTGGTCCGGCGGGCCGACGAGGTGAAGGGCAAGGTCGGCGACAAGCTGCGCGAGCACCTCGGCCAGGTGATCCACAACCGGATGCTGACCGAGCTGAAGCGCGACGCCCCGGTCGAGGCCGAGGTGTCCGCGCTCACCATGGGCCTGTGGGACCGCGAGGAGGTCAACAAGCTCCTCGACGCGGTGCAGATCCGCGGCGAGCTGCGCGAGCGCCTGTTCAAGGTCCTCGGCACCACCGAGCCGGAGACCGGCGAGGGTTTCGAGCTCGAGGTGACGGTGCTGGAGCCGGGCCGGGTGGCCGGCTGGCTGGCGGCCCTCCCCGAGGGCCGCGCCGGGCTGGCCTTCCAGGGCTCCTACGGCAGCGGCACCGGGCGGCTGGAGGGCGTCGCGATCGCCGGGCCGGACGGCGCCGCCTACCTCGACCCCACGCGGCTGACGGAGGAGGACGAGGCGGCGCTGGGCGCCTGGCTGGCCGACGAGAAGCGGCCGAAGGCCGTGCACGACGCCAAGGGGCCGCTGCTCGCGCTGTGGGCACACGGCCTCGACCTGCGCGGCCTCACCTGCGACACGGCGCTCGCCGCCTACCTGGCGATGCCGGGCCAGCGGTCGTTCCCGCTGGAGGACCTGGTCCTGCGCTACCTCCATCGCGAGCTGCGGGCGGAGTCCGCGCCCGGCGGGCAGACCTCCCTGTTCGAGGACGCCGACGAGGGCGCGGCCCGGGACCTGGCCCTGCGGGCCCAGGCCGTGCGCGACCTGGCCGAGGCGCTGGAGGCGCATCTTTCCCAGCGCGGCGGCACCCGGCTGGTGACCGAGGTCGAGCTGCCCCTCGTGCGGGTGCTGGCCGAGTTGGAACGGGACGGCATCGCCGCCGACCGGCAGTACTTCGCGGCGTTGGAGGCCGAGTTCGGCGCGGCCGTCAAGCAGGCGGTCGAGGCCGCCCACCAGGCGGTGGGGGAGCAGTTCAACCTCGGCTCGCCCAAGCAGCTCCAGGAGATCCTGTTCGGCAAGCTCGGCCTGCCCAAGACCAAGAAGATCAAGACGGGCTACACGACCGACGCCGACGCGCTCGCCTGGCTGGCCCAGCAGACCGACAACGAGCTGCCGGTGATCCTGCTGCGCCACCGCGACCAGACGAAGCTGCGCACCACGGTCGAGGGCCTGATCAAGGAGATCGCCGACGACGGGCGGATCCACACCACGTTCAACCAGATCGTGGCGGCCACCGGGCGGCTGTCGAGCGAGAAGCCCAACCTGCAGAACATCCCGATCCGCACGGTCGAGGGCCGGCGCATCCGCAAGGGCTTCGTGGTGGGGGAGGGCTTCGACACGCTCCTGACGGCCGACTACAGCCAGATCGAGCTGCGGATCATGGCGCATCTGTCCCGGGACGAGTCGCTGATCGAGGCCTTCGAGTCGGGCCACGACTTCCACCAGGCCACCGCGTCCCGGGTCTTCGACCTGCCGCCCGAGCAGGTGGACGCCGACCTGCGCGCCCGGATCAAGGCCATGAACTACGGCCTCGCCTACGGCCTGTCCGACTTCGGCCTGTCGGGGCAGCTCAACATCCCCGTCGCGGAGGCCAGGGCGCTCAAGGAGGAATACTTCGAGGAGTTCGGCGGCGTCCGCGACTACCTGGAGTCGATCGTCGCCCAGGCCCGCAAGGACGGCTACACCGAGACGATCCTGGGCCGCCGCCGCTACCTGCCCGACCTGACCAGCGACAACCGGCAACGCCGGGAGATGGCCGAGCGGATGGCGCTCAACGCCCCCATCCAGGGCTCGGCCGCCGACATCATCAAGGTCGCGATGCTGAACGTGCAGAAGGCGATCGAGGGCATGCGCTCCCGCATGCTGCTCCAGGTCCACGACGAGCTGGTGTTCGAGGTCGCGCCGGGCGAGCTGGAGGAGCTGACCGAGGTCGTGCGCACGCAGATGTGCCGGGCCTACGACCTGAGCGTGCCGCTGGAGGTCAGCGTGGGCGTCGGGACCACCTGGGAGGACGCCGGCCACTGA
- a CDS encoding DUF2127 domain-containing protein, giving the protein MDWSLRACGRHGHVTYAPDEEALRTRLRAETALGEAWRCLRCGDFTLGPPRAAGPAGDAPVVLRGRALRDAAVLRLIAVFRWAKAVLVLAGAYGVWRFRAHHDAVRRAFDQDLPLVRPLAHKLGWNLDQSGVVHTLRTALGARTTTLTWIFLALLALSALLLTEGIGLWLLKRWGEYFSVVVTSVFIPVEIYEIAEKVSPFRITVLLINIAAVLYIALTKRLFGLRGGRAAFESERHEACLLEVEEAGLAVHGTDLRAARSTGHP; this is encoded by the coding sequence GTGGACTGGAGCCTGCGTGCCTGCGGACGGCACGGGCACGTCACCTACGCCCCGGACGAGGAGGCGCTGCGCACCCGCCTGCGCGCCGAGACCGCGCTGGGCGAGGCGTGGCGCTGCCTGCGCTGCGGCGACTTCACGCTCGGCCCGCCACGGGCGGCCGGACCGGCCGGCGACGCGCCCGTCGTCCTGCGGGGCCGGGCGCTGCGGGACGCCGCCGTGCTACGGCTGATCGCCGTCTTCCGCTGGGCCAAGGCCGTGCTCGTCCTCGCCGGAGCGTACGGCGTGTGGCGGTTCCGCGCCCACCACGACGCCGTACGGCGGGCCTTCGACCAGGACCTCCCGCTGGTCAGGCCGCTGGCGCACAAGCTCGGGTGGAACCTCGACCAGTCGGGTGTGGTGCACACACTGCGCACCGCGCTGGGCGCGCGGACGACGACCCTCACCTGGATCTTCCTCGCCCTGCTCGCCCTCTCGGCCCTGCTGCTGACCGAGGGCATCGGCCTGTGGCTGCTGAAGCGGTGGGGCGAGTACTTCTCGGTGGTCGTCACCTCGGTGTTCATCCCCGTGGAGATCTACGAGATCGCCGAGAAGGTGAGCCCGTTCCGGATCACGGTCCTCCTGATCAACATCGCGGCCGTGCTGTACATCGCGCTGACCAAGCGCCTGTTCGGCCTGCGTGGCGGGCGGGCGGCCTTCGAGTCGGAGCGGCACGAGGCGTGCCTGCTGGAGGTCGAGGAGGCGGGCCTGGCCGTGCATGGGACCGACCTCCGGGCCGCCCGCTCCACCGGCCATCCCTGA